A stretch of Cyanobacteria bacterium QS_8_64_29 DNA encodes these proteins:
- a CDS encoding type II toxin-antitoxin system Phd/YefM family antitoxin, giving the protein MADTISYTHARNHLAAILDRVAESESAYVIKRQNKPGAVLLSEENFSSLLETLHLLRSRPNAQRLFDALERSYNAETPSQTLAALYEELGLAQAETEAEPAQDAQGGSA; this is encoded by the coding sequence ATCGCCGACACCATCTCGTATACGCACGCGCGCAACCATTTGGCCGCCATCCTCGACCGGGTCGCCGAGTCGGAGTCGGCTTACGTCATCAAGCGGCAAAACAAACCAGGGGCGGTCCTGCTCTCCGAGGAGAACTTTTCCAGCCTGCTCGAAACGCTCCACCTGCTCCGGTCGCGCCCCAACGCGCAACGCTTGTTCGATGCCCTCGAGCGTTCCTACAACGCGGAAACCCCATCGCAAACGCTAGCGGCGCTATACGAGGAGCTAGGGCTTGCCCAAGCGGAAACGGAAGCAGAACCAGCGCAAGACGCCCAAGGCGGCTCAGCCTGA
- a CDS encoding Txe/YoeB family addiction module toxin: MPKRKRKQNQRKTPKAAQPEASPRSFAPVFEPEFKQDLRWWGERNRATFDKVLALVEAVLDGDPFTGKGKPEPLKFLGAGIWSRRITLEHRLVYRIEGNTVYFLQARYHYA; encoded by the coding sequence TTGCCCAAGCGGAAACGGAAGCAGAACCAGCGCAAGACGCCCAAGGCGGCTCAGCCTGAAGCGAGCCCTCGCAGCTTTGCGCCTGTTTTTGAGCCCGAGTTCAAGCAGGATTTGCGCTGGTGGGGCGAGCGCAACCGGGCTACGTTTGATAAAGTCCTAGCGCTGGTTGAGGCCGTTCTCGATGGCGACCCTTTCACGGGTAAGGGCAAACCCGAGCCGCTCAAGTTTTTAGGCGCTGGCATTTGGTCGCGCCGCATTACGCTAGAGCATCGCCTCGTCTACCGCATTGAAGGCAACACCGTTTATTTTTTGCAAGCGCGCTACCACTACGCTTGA